From one Polynucleobacter sp. UK-FUSCHL-C3 genomic stretch:
- a CDS encoding DUF2069 domain-containing protein, whose amino-acid sequence MLTKILDKDKYVLIASAATLDLILLCIAWEWFISPLRPGGSWLILKALPLIILLPGLWRANIYTMQWGTMLILVYTTEALVRLSESGWNFWMALLELVFSIIVFVCLLLYLKPIKAEAKAKAKADPKANTTPKQ is encoded by the coding sequence ATGCTCACCAAAATCCTTGATAAGGATAAATACGTATTAATTGCGAGTGCTGCGACGCTAGACCTCATCCTTTTGTGCATCGCTTGGGAATGGTTTATCTCTCCGCTACGTCCGGGCGGCTCTTGGTTGATTCTAAAAGCCCTGCCACTAATCATCCTCTTGCCCGGCCTATGGCGAGCCAATATCTACACTATGCAATGGGGTACGATGCTCATTCTGGTTTACACCACGGAGGCTTTGGTTCGGCTCTCCGAATCGGGTTGGAACTTTTGGATGGCACTGCTAGAGCTAGTGTTCTCGATCATCGTCTTTGTATGCCTTCTCCTATATTTAAAGCCCATCAAGGCAGAAGCAAAGGCAAAGGCCAAAGCGGATCCCAAAGCAAACACTACCCCCAAGCAATAG
- a CDS encoding FAD-binding oxidoreductase has translation MSPSAFISHCQKLLGQAYVLLDDQDKAPYLSDWRNRYQGKALAILLPNTTTQVAEIVKACNQAKISIVPQGGNTSMCGAATPNDSGQQVVMNLKRMQTIRGIDASNQTIVVEAGCILQTVQEAAKAQGFLFPLSLGAQGSCQIGGNLATNAGGTNVLRYGNARELCLGLEVVTAQGEIMQGLRSLRKDNTGFDLRDLYIGSEGCLGIITAAVFKLYPLPTAQWTALVAVPDIPSTIQLLNLFQKRTAALLTGFEMMSKDSLDLTAKHFPQMKNPLSNDPAYTVLVELSDHESEEHARNLMESVLESAFESGLATDAVIASNLSQAQSFWTMREHITMAQAQEGANLKHDISLPISSLHAFIEETDGILRQHFSGVRLINFGHLGDGNLHYNVAPPVGTNPKEFNSSHEQVIHDVVYTQVEKHHGSISAEHGIGQLKLPDLEAHRGSVALQLMRSLKHALDPNNILNPGKVISE, from the coding sequence ATGAGCCCTTCTGCATTCATTTCACATTGCCAAAAACTTCTGGGGCAGGCATATGTTCTGCTTGACGATCAGGACAAAGCGCCCTACTTAAGCGATTGGCGTAATCGTTACCAAGGCAAGGCTCTTGCCATCCTTTTGCCCAATACCACTACACAAGTGGCTGAGATTGTGAAGGCATGTAATCAGGCCAAGATCTCTATCGTGCCGCAAGGGGGCAACACGAGTATGTGTGGCGCTGCTACTCCCAATGACAGCGGGCAACAGGTAGTTATGAACCTCAAGCGCATGCAGACCATTCGCGGAATTGATGCGAGCAATCAAACGATCGTGGTTGAGGCTGGCTGTATTTTGCAAACTGTTCAGGAAGCAGCTAAAGCACAAGGATTTTTATTTCCTCTGAGCTTAGGCGCGCAAGGTAGCTGTCAGATTGGTGGTAATTTAGCAACCAATGCGGGTGGCACCAATGTCTTGCGCTACGGCAATGCGCGTGAGCTGTGTTTAGGTCTTGAGGTGGTCACTGCACAGGGCGAGATCATGCAGGGTCTTCGCAGTTTGCGAAAAGACAACACCGGCTTTGACTTACGCGATCTCTATATTGGATCCGAGGGTTGCTTGGGCATCATCACTGCGGCGGTGTTTAAGCTATATCCGCTTCCAACAGCACAGTGGACAGCATTGGTAGCAGTGCCTGATATTCCATCGACCATCCAGCTCCTCAACCTCTTTCAGAAACGTACGGCTGCTTTACTCACCGGCTTTGAGATGATGTCTAAAGATTCTTTAGACCTGACTGCAAAACACTTTCCGCAGATGAAGAACCCTCTGTCTAACGATCCAGCGTATACCGTTTTGGTCGAGTTATCCGATCACGAAAGTGAAGAGCACGCTCGCAATCTAATGGAGAGTGTTCTAGAAAGTGCTTTTGAGAGTGGTCTAGCGACTGATGCTGTGATTGCTAGCAACCTCTCTCAGGCTCAATCATTTTGGACCATGCGCGAGCATATTACGATGGCCCAAGCACAAGAAGGCGCTAACCTCAAGCACGATATCTCTTTACCAATCTCTTCCCTGCATGCTTTTATTGAGGAAACCGATGGTATCTTGCGACAACATTTCAGTGGCGTGCGCCTTATTAACTTCGGGCATCTTGGGGATGGTAATTTGCATTACAACGTTGCTCCCCCCGTTGGAACAAACCCCAAAGAATTTAACAGCAGTCATGAGCAAGTAATTCATGATGTGGTCTATACGCAAGTTGAGAAACACCACGGCTCTATCTCTGCTGAACATGGTATTGGCCAGCTCAAACTTCCTGATTTAGAGGCTCATCGAGGCTCTGTTGCCCTTCAACTGATGCGTAGTCTGAAACATGCTCTCGATCCTAACAACATCCTAAACCCTGGCAAAGTAATCTCCGAATAA
- a CDS encoding histidine phosphatase family protein: MLRLLFILTLFLSGTANANLVEDLRSGSSLIIMRHADAPGFSDPQGYRLNDCSSQRNLGDYGRKQASEIGQWLAAQGIKEARVFSSPWCRCMDTATLLNKGKAVPESSLGSFFEEMSRGDKQTRELEAFIQKQLSSSNKAPLILVSHQVNIRALTGVSVGSGQMLLVKVNKQGQVIQQRSIP, encoded by the coding sequence ATGCTTCGCTTACTTTTTATCCTGACGCTATTTCTTTCTGGAACGGCTAATGCAAACTTGGTGGAGGATCTGCGTTCCGGCTCTAGCCTCATCATCATGCGTCATGCTGATGCCCCAGGATTTAGTGACCCGCAAGGTTATCGTCTCAATGATTGCTCTAGCCAACGTAATCTCGGTGATTACGGGCGCAAACAAGCATCAGAGATTGGTCAGTGGCTTGCAGCCCAAGGAATTAAAGAAGCCCGGGTCTTTAGTAGTCCTTGGTGTCGCTGTATGGATACGGCTACCCTCCTTAATAAAGGTAAGGCTGTTCCAGAGTCTTCGTTAGGATCTTTCTTCGAAGAAATGAGTCGGGGGGATAAACAAACAAGAGAGCTTGAGGCTTTTATACAAAAACAATTATCAAGCAGCAATAAGGCCCCGTTGATCTTGGTTAGTCATCAGGTTAATATCCGCGCCTTGACTGGTGTCTCGGTCGGCTCAGGACAAATGCTCTTGGTGAAGGTGAACAAACAGGGTCAGGTGATCCAACAACGTTCTATTCCCTGA
- a CDS encoding sodium-dependent bicarbonate transport family permease, whose translation MSTIIDPAILFFIFGVFAGLVKSNLEIPQPITRFLSLYLLMALGLKGGFALHQSGLTLAITTSLGIAIFLACVVPLVSYFFLKTKLGALDSAAIAATYGSVSAVTFITATQYLNHVQIEYGGHMAAAMALMESPAIILAIFLANRAKSSVSQTKQSLKVGKLLHESFTDGAQLLLLGAMLIGILSGPDGQKVMAPFSVDLFKGMLAFFLLDMGLMSAKSFADLKGKPRVLFLYAFIAPLCHSLLALSLCLLFQVELGNTILLMVLAASASYIAVPAVLRHALPEVSPALYMGMSLGITFPLNIIIGIPLYALIAKWALGS comes from the coding sequence ATGAGCACCATTATTGACCCAGCCATCCTCTTCTTTATCTTTGGTGTATTTGCAGGATTGGTGAAGTCCAATCTAGAGATCCCCCAACCTATTACACGCTTTCTATCCCTTTACCTTTTAATGGCCTTGGGCCTAAAAGGTGGTTTTGCTCTGCACCAATCTGGGTTGACCTTAGCAATTACTACTAGCTTAGGCATTGCCATCTTCTTGGCGTGCGTTGTGCCGCTGGTGAGCTACTTCTTTCTAAAAACTAAACTGGGTGCACTTGACTCTGCTGCGATTGCGGCCACCTATGGTTCAGTGAGCGCGGTTACCTTTATTACCGCCACTCAGTATTTAAATCATGTGCAAATCGAGTATGGCGGTCATATGGCAGCTGCCATGGCATTAATGGAATCGCCTGCCATTATCTTAGCAATCTTTTTAGCCAATCGTGCCAAGTCTTCGGTATCACAAACGAAGCAGTCTCTTAAAGTCGGTAAGTTATTGCATGAGTCCTTTACGGATGGTGCACAGCTTCTTCTTTTGGGTGCCATGCTCATTGGAATTTTATCGGGGCCCGATGGTCAAAAGGTGATGGCGCCGTTCTCGGTTGATCTCTTTAAAGGAATGTTGGCCTTCTTCTTACTTGATATGGGCTTAATGAGTGCAAAGAGTTTTGCAGACTTAAAAGGAAAGCCGCGCGTACTCTTTTTATATGCATTCATTGCACCCTTGTGCCACTCCTTACTCGCACTCAGTCTTTGCCTTCTCTTTCAGGTTGAGCTTGGCAATACGATCCTACTCATGGTACTTGCTGCTAGCGCTTCTTATATTGCGGTACCTGCTGTACTGCGTCATGCCCTACCGGAGGTCAGTCCTGCTCTGTATATGGGGATGTCGCTCGGCATTACTTTCCCTCTCAATATCATTATTGGCATCCCGCTCTACGCCCTAATCGCCAAATGGGCCTTAGGGTCTTAG
- a CDS encoding MBL fold metallo-hydrolase, which yields MNKYTKGLMVLNKRRQVLKWVAGGSAIALTPQMMHFARAADDFLKGPPVKDIPAKQIGPHVWLVYSPDGFPTPENQGMMANITFVVSSKGVILLDTGASVQIGEMAIRMIKRVTNKPVIAIFNSHYHGDHFLGNQAFVEAYGKDVPIYAHPYSIAQIKGIEGNAWRNLMERWTNQATAGTKVIAPTHSANHGNVFHYGDVRIKVHHHGVAHTPGDISMQVIEDKMTYVGDIAMGNRIANIDDGSYVGTFKTYKNLQSSEGDQIWIPGHGEPSKQLLKEYGEFLAGIYETCVKAVKDGQDLSVAKSLVLKDPRVSKRAKTMQGFDNNIGKYTSLAYLEAEKEVF from the coding sequence ATGAATAAATATACAAAGGGTCTCATGGTTCTAAACAAGCGTCGTCAGGTATTGAAATGGGTTGCGGGGGGAAGTGCTATTGCTCTTACCCCACAAATGATGCATTTTGCGCGAGCCGCTGATGATTTTTTAAAGGGCCCTCCCGTTAAAGATATTCCGGCAAAGCAAATTGGTCCGCATGTTTGGCTCGTTTACTCCCCTGACGGTTTTCCAACTCCTGAGAACCAAGGAATGATGGCTAACATTACCTTTGTAGTGAGTAGCAAAGGTGTCATTCTCTTGGATACTGGTGCCTCTGTGCAAATTGGTGAGATGGCGATACGCATGATCAAGCGGGTCACCAATAAACCAGTGATTGCGATCTTTAACTCCCACTATCACGGCGATCATTTCTTGGGCAATCAAGCATTTGTTGAGGCGTATGGTAAAGATGTACCCATTTACGCCCACCCCTATTCCATCGCTCAAATCAAAGGGATCGAAGGTAATGCCTGGCGTAATCTGATGGAACGCTGGACCAACCAAGCTACTGCCGGTACAAAAGTGATTGCCCCAACGCATTCAGCCAATCATGGCAATGTATTTCATTATGGTGATGTCAGGATCAAGGTCCATCATCATGGTGTCGCTCATACACCCGGTGATATCTCTATGCAGGTTATCGAAGATAAGATGACCTATGTAGGTGATATCGCCATGGGCAATCGCATCGCCAATATCGATGATGGTTCGTATGTTGGTACTTTTAAAACCTATAAAAACCTGCAAAGTTCTGAGGGCGATCAGATATGGATACCCGGTCACGGTGAGCCAAGCAAACAGCTCCTCAAGGAATACGGTGAGTTCTTGGCTGGTATTTATGAAACCTGTGTCAAAGCGGTTAAAGACGGGCAAGATCTTAGTGTTGCTAAGTCGCTCGTTCTAAAGGACCCGCGGGTTAGCAAACGGGCCAAGACCATGCAGGGCTTTGACAACAACATCGGTAAGTACACGAGCCTTGCCTATTTAGAGGCTGAAAAAGAGGTCTTCTAA
- a CDS encoding FAD/NAD(P)-binding protein, protein MVHTNNIAIVGDGFAAAVMVVHLLRQGIPAASLSVFGTGELGRGNAYQTSSPAYRLNVREDLPTIFTDDPLHFARWAERTIKDSQAKNEAGFFYRRNDFGLYMQALLVAELGPQKLQQIHARVDRLRRHKEYWVLEYGHESFNAKNVILATGNASPRWPCPVDIEGASPGDISARLIENPWPGDHLKHIAPDEDIILLGGGLTALDAINALAEQGHRARIDAISPRAIFPPAQAPWQRRTQPN, encoded by the coding sequence GTGGTTCATACAAATAATATTGCGATTGTAGGCGATGGCTTTGCAGCTGCAGTCATGGTGGTTCATCTCTTGCGCCAAGGCATTCCTGCAGCCTCTCTTAGTGTCTTTGGAACGGGTGAGTTGGGGCGGGGTAATGCTTATCAGACAAGTAGTCCCGCCTATCGACTAAACGTTCGCGAGGATCTGCCTACTATTTTTACAGACGATCCATTGCACTTTGCCCGCTGGGCAGAGCGAACTATTAAGGATAGTCAGGCCAAGAATGAAGCCGGATTTTTCTATCGACGCAATGACTTCGGCCTCTACATGCAAGCTCTCCTTGTTGCTGAGCTAGGTCCTCAAAAGCTCCAACAAATTCATGCGAGGGTTGATCGACTCAGACGCCACAAGGAATATTGGGTTCTTGAATATGGCCATGAAAGCTTTAATGCCAAGAATGTCATTTTGGCTACCGGTAATGCCTCACCCAGATGGCCTTGCCCCGTAGATATCGAAGGCGCATCCCCGGGTGACATCAGCGCACGCTTGATCGAAAATCCCTGGCCAGGCGATCACTTAAAGCATATTGCACCAGATGAAGACATTATTTTGCTCGGGGGAGGTCTCACGGCTTTAGATGCGATTAATGCGTTAGCCGAGCAAGGTCATCGAGCTCGGATTGATGCGATTAGCCCTCGCGCTATTTTTCCTCCGGCGCAAGCACCATGGCAAAGACGAACGCAACCTAATTGA
- a CDS encoding HU family DNA-binding protein, whose amino-acid sequence MNKAELVEKIADEAELSKASAERALNSAIDNIIKSITKGDSVQLVGFGTFSQGKRSARVGRNPKTGEAIKIAASKTAKFSAGKAFKDSVNKRK is encoded by the coding sequence ATGAATAAAGCTGAACTAGTAGAAAAAATTGCTGATGAAGCAGAACTTTCAAAAGCAAGTGCAGAGCGTGCCTTAAATTCTGCAATTGATAACATTATTAAATCAATAACAAAAGGTGACTCCGTTCAGTTAGTTGGTTTTGGAACATTTAGCCAAGGAAAGCGTTCTGCTCGCGTAGGTCGTAATCCAAAAACTGGAGAGGCAATTAAGATTGCAGCTTCAAAGACTGCTAAGTTCTCTGCAGGTAAAGCATTTAAAGACTCAGTAAACAAACGTAAGTAA
- a CDS encoding DMT family transporter, protein MKTETRGMLIGFIGIFIFSLTLPVTKIAVQSFNPYFIAFARAVLAGLLAAIYLFSIKAKLPSVRELRQFVIVAIGVVFIFPLFINLAMTEGEASHAGVILGIMPLATVIAGVLLFKERPSLGFWVSALVGCSLVVIYAFINSQGGIQYTDFLLLIACLANGISYAVGGNLSRIINAKEVISWALVIALPINALFSMLTFEPSYLQADLMAWSSFLYLSIFSMFIGFFFWYGGMAIGGIARVSQVQLLQPFCTLLASAILVSEPITSINIIFASLVIATVMIGRKMLVRRGSIVK, encoded by the coding sequence GTGAAAACTGAAACAAGAGGAATGCTTATTGGCTTTATTGGTATTTTTATCTTTAGCCTAACCTTGCCGGTTACCAAAATAGCAGTCCAAAGTTTTAATCCTTACTTTATTGCATTTGCCCGTGCTGTTCTTGCAGGGCTCTTGGCGGCGATCTATCTATTCAGTATCAAAGCAAAATTACCTAGCGTGCGTGAGCTACGCCAATTTGTGATTGTGGCCATTGGCGTGGTATTTATCTTCCCACTCTTTATTAATTTAGCAATGACCGAGGGCGAGGCCTCGCATGCGGGGGTCATTCTGGGTATCATGCCCTTAGCAACCGTGATAGCGGGGGTGCTCCTATTTAAAGAGCGCCCATCCTTAGGGTTTTGGGTAAGCGCCCTGGTTGGCTGCTCCTTAGTCGTTATCTACGCCTTTATCAACAGTCAGGGGGGGATTCAGTACACCGATTTCTTACTCTTAATTGCTTGTCTAGCCAATGGGATTTCATATGCAGTTGGGGGTAATTTATCGCGCATCATCAATGCTAAAGAGGTGATCTCTTGGGCCCTGGTGATTGCGCTACCAATTAATGCCTTGTTTAGTATGCTGACGTTCGAGCCAAGTTACTTACAGGCAGACCTCATGGCGTGGTCTAGCTTTCTATACTTGAGTATCTTCTCAATGTTTATTGGATTCTTCTTTTGGTATGGTGGTATGGCAATTGGTGGAATAGCACGCGTTAGTCAAGTGCAGTTATTACAACCATTTTGTACTCTTCTTGCCTCTGCTATTTTGGTCTCTGAACCGATTACTTCGATCAATATTATTTTTGCAAGTCTGGTGATTGCAACCGTTATGATTGGCAGAAAGATGCTTGTAAGGCGCGGATCAATTGTCAAGTAA